TGCCGAGCGAGCGACAGGCAGGCCGCTGCCAGTGCCAGCAGATTCAAACCGAACACCAGTAACATCAGGCGTACTCCTCGTTGCGAGCGCCACGCCCGCGGACAGGCTCGGCACGCTCCTGTCCCAGGCGCCAGGCCAGGAAGGCGCACAACGCGCCAATCAGCAGCAGGCCAAGCTCGATGCCTGCCATCAACCAATCGCTCTCGGCGATACGAGTCGTCAAGCGGCCGGGCTCAGGCCCGAACAGGCCAAGCACCGGCAGCAACAGCGCCAAACCAGCCATCGCGCCGCACTGCTCGCGAGCCATGCCCCGCCCGCCACGGCGCCACAGCGCATGGGCCAGCGCCAGCAACCAAGCCGCCACGAACGCGGTCGCCTCCCAGCGCTCACGCCCGGCCATCTCGACAGGCAGCAGGCGCGATACCGCCAGCAACCCCAGCGAGGCCAACGGCAGCCCGCCGCACACCGCGCCATTGAGCACCCGCACCAGTACAACGCCCCGATGCCCGCGCGCCTCGCGCTTGCTCACCCAGACCTGCAGACCGCCGAAGACCATCGTGCAGCCCACCAGGCCGAGCAGGAAGTACATCACCCGCAACAGCTCGTTGCCGAACTGCGCCATGTGCAAGCCGGTCAGCCAGGCATAGGTGTGATAACCGGGCTTGTAGGGCGGCTGCACATGCAGCAGCGCTCCCGTGCCGGAATCGAACGACACCGTGCGCTGGTCGTTCACCATGCTGCGGTCGACGGCGCGACGGATCTGGACCATCGCCGCCGCGTCGTTGGGGTGCTCGATATTGATCCAGCCGACCTGGCTGTCGTCGCCCCAGGCTTCGTGTGCCTTGGTGATCATGCGATCGATGGATTTCGGTGGCTTGGCCGGCTTGCCCAGTTCTTCGCGGTCGAAGGCGCCCTGCACTTCATGGAAGAAGTGTTCGGCGTCGTTCTTGTAGGCGACCTTGATGCCTGCGGTCATATAGAAGGTGATGAAGATCGCCAGCCCGGTGTAGGCCATGAGCAGGTGGAACGGCAGGCCGAGCACGCCGAGGACGTTGTGCGCATCGAGCCAGGCGCGCTGCTTGGCGGCCTTGGGCCGCAGGGTGAAGAAGTCCTTGAAGATGCGCCGGTGGACGATCGCGCCGCTGACCAGCGCCACCAGCATGAAGACCCCGGCGATGCCGACGGTATAGAGGCCGAGCATGCCGCCGTGAAGTTCGTAGTGCAGTTCGAGGAAGAAGTTGCCGCCCACGGTCCCGGGCAGCACCTGGCCGGACTGCGCGTCGACCAGGAAGGACTGGAACTCGCCCAGGTCGGCGGGCTCCCAGCCTGCAGTCCAGTAGGGCATACGCTCGGTGGGCGGGTGCATCCAGTAGCCGTGGGCCTTGGGCGCACGCTCGACGATCAGGTCGCGAATCCGGTCGGCGCCAACCTGCACCTGCTCCAGCCTCTGCAGTTGCGGGGTCATCCAGCGGGTGAGTTCCTTGTCGAACACCGCGACGGTCCCGGAGAACAGCACGACGAACAGGATCCAGCTTATCAGCAGGCCGCTCCAGGTATGCAGACCGGACATGGACTGGCGCAGGCTCATGGGCGCACTCCGTAGCCGGTTGGCAGGAAGGCCGCTACGCCGAGCAGGACGCTGAGCGCCAGTGGCACCCAGACGGCACGCCAGGGGCTGCGGGCGCCGAACGCGTAGATGATCGCGGCGACCCAGACGATGAAGCAGGCCAGGCTGGCGAGGGAAACGCGATCAGGCCGCGACATCGGCAGGTAGACGCTGAGGAATGCGGTTGCGGCATAGGCCAGGGCATAACCGCCGAGCACGGCGCTGACAATGCGCGCGGCAACGGCGCCGGCGGGATGGACAGTCATGCAGCCAGCCCCTGGAGCGGGCGGCGCGAAAGAGAAGCGCACATGGGTTGGGTAGGTCCTGGGAGCTCCGCGCGGTGAGCGGAGGTGAATGAAAGACAGGATTATATGATATTGCTTCTCAGTTGAAAGAAATCACTCCGGTACGCGGTCAGGCGTCTCGTCGGAAATTCGTTGCACGTTGTATCGACCGGAAACGTCCATTGCGCGCAACAGCGCATTCATCGCCCGATTGGCTTCGGTGAGCATGCCGGGTGCCGGCTCACCCGGCAGAATGCGTGAGTGACCGATGGTCAGCTCCACGGCGGCGACCACCTCGCCCTGCTCGAAGAGGTACTCGTACAGGAGCAGGAGGTCGGTTCCGGGCAGGTCCTTGAAATCGGCGATGCGCCGCAACACGTTGATCCCGCCGACGATCCAGTCGAGGCTGTCGGCGAACTCCAGCACAGCCAGCGTCCAGGTCTGGGTCGCCTCGTCGTAATGGTTGCATGCCGGCGAACGCAGGTGCCCTCGCCAGCCAGTAATCCATGCCGCCGCACAGGTGCCCTCCCCCAGCTCGCACAGTTCCGGCCAGGTGAACGGAGTGCGCCACTTGCGATGGTCCTGCAACCACTGCCGCAGATCCTCGAATTCGGTCGCGGCCCCCGCCTCGCTGCGCAGAAACTCGTCCAGCCGCTCGCGGCTGATGGCAACTCGCAGGTACAACTGACACGGCTCGCCCATAGTGCTTACTCCTGCTCGGTATCCGATATGACGGACAGCGTGTTCTGCCTGCCGCCAGACGGCCATCCTAGAGACAGGGGCACCGCCCTTCTGCCGGCCTTGTTCGTTAAACCAGTCGTACTTTTCCGATTAACCCTGGCCACCAGTCGATATCCTGCCGACCGGCTCACCAACGGTACGTCGCGCTGCCGATGACGTTGCGGCCGTTGCCGAAGACGCAGCGAGTCGCGTCGTAGCAGCCGGCGATGTACTCGCGGTCAGTCAGATTGGTGGCGTTGACCGCGAAGCGCCAAGGCCCGGTGTCGTAATGCACGACGGCGTCGAGCAGGGTGTAGCCCGGCACATTCAGCGAGTTGTCCGGGGTCCCCGGACTGCGGCCGCTGTAGCGCCCGCCGGCACCGAAACCGAGCCCTTTCAGCCCACCGTCGCGCAGTGTGTAGTCGGCCCAGAACGAGGCGATGTTGCGCGGTGTGGGAATGCTGATCGGCGTCTTGCCGTCGCTTTCGTCGTTGGCCTTGGTGATCTTTACATCCTGGCAGGTATAGGTGGCGATCATGTTCAGTTCATCGCTCAGGCTCGCCACACCCTCCAGTTCCAGGCCGCGGGAGCGTGCCTCGCCGGACTGCACGCTGCTGTTGAGGTGGGTCGGATCGGTATCGGGGGTCAGCACGTTGCGCTGGGTGATCTCGAATATGGCGGCGCTGACCGAGCTGTCCGAGCCCTTGGGCTGGAACTTCACGCCCGCCTCGTACTGCCTGGCCTTGGTCGGGTCGAAGGGTTTGCCGTGGTAGTCGGTACCCGAGTTCGCTGTGAAGCCTTCGCTGTAGCTCACGTAAGGGGCAAGCCCGTTGTCCGCGAG
The Pseudomonas triclosanedens DNA segment above includes these coding regions:
- a CDS encoding PepSY-associated TM helix domain-containing protein; the encoded protein is MSLRQSMSGLHTWSGLLISWILFVVLFSGTVAVFDKELTRWMTPQLQRLEQVQVGADRIRDLIVERAPKAHGYWMHPPTERMPYWTAGWEPADLGEFQSFLVDAQSGQVLPGTVGGNFFLELHYELHGGMLGLYTVGIAGVFMLVALVSGAIVHRRIFKDFFTLRPKAAKQRAWLDAHNVLGVLGLPFHLLMAYTGLAIFITFYMTAGIKVAYKNDAEHFFHEVQGAFDREELGKPAKPPKSIDRMITKAHEAWGDDSQVGWINIEHPNDAAAMVQIRRAVDRSMVNDQRTVSFDSGTGALLHVQPPYKPGYHTYAWLTGLHMAQFGNELLRVMYFLLGLVGCTMVFGGLQVWVSKREARGHRGVVLVRVLNGAVCGGLPLASLGLLAVSRLLPVEMAGRERWEATAFVAAWLLALAHALWRRGGRGMAREQCGAMAGLALLLPVLGLFGPEPGRLTTRIAESDWLMAGIELGLLLIGALCAFLAWRLGQERAEPVRGRGARNEEYA
- a CDS encoding DUF3649 domain-containing protein, which translates into the protein MTVHPAGAVAARIVSAVLGGYALAYAATAFLSVYLPMSRPDRVSLASLACFIVWVAAIIYAFGARSPWRAVWVPLALSVLLGVAAFLPTGYGVRP
- a CDS encoding TonB-dependent siderophore receptor, with the protein product MYLADNGLAPYVSYSEGFTANSGTDYHGKPFDPTKARQYEAGVKFQPKGSDSSVSAAIFEITQRNVLTPDTDPTHLNSSVQSGEARSRGLELEGVASLSDELNMIATYTCQDVKITKANDESDGKTPISIPTPRNIASFWADYTLRDGGLKGLGFGAGGRYSGRSPGTPDNSLNVPGYTLLDAVVHYDTGPWRFAVNATNLTDREYIAGCYDATRCVFGNGRNVIGSATYRW